From a region of the Streptomyces caniferus genome:
- a CDS encoding serine hydrolase: protein MKETSVAGESPDKSDKKQSSGETARSKRDPRLSAFRGEPAEPAKESGAGTSSKPEEKPKPGEKSEAAATPKSAAKSKSAAKSKSGAKSKSGAKSGAGVKSGSAAETESVAESESVGSSEATAGSEGADASEASEAPQEAAEGAGGGEGGDARLRAAVAAWVAGSEDEGVEGAEGAENAEAAGGGDGEASAASGDLDEDADGGAGADGAVAKPEAKGAARSDAKASGAEGSDVESGAKPDAESGEKAAAKGDEGGAGSAPKAEAGADDRDEAAKTAPEVVDQPTAVFKTVGPQKGRSDEKAGAAVGGKGVGESDAKGDGKSDDEGDVDVDESAVDDATRVFAVAKLKGKGAAAGAVDQATTAFKINAPAKSKDSAQSKDSAPSKDSAKDEAASGSKTESKPASESAGKGKADAKDAADPKADPKADAKTGSKADAKTDAKADAKPEPKKTGPSERDSERTSQFVALKSSDDGTAGKSLGKTAPRTPARTSDKAAEPAEKSEKPTEKPAGRPAGKTADKAVDKPEAKPEGKPDGKTSGALPAAESAKPAGTTAAPKPAGRPGAMPPATTGATAAAAPGALPESERTKQEPLPPLDLLAQLTNTPPPPETPLRTVVRRFKIWTPLVALLAVVFVVAQAVRPLPAPKLAVGGSAAFTFKGGKLAMPWPEQGQAAAMVVGVGSLGTSGQEKPVPTASVAKVMTAYVLLRDHPLKKGQKGETIKVDAQGEADSNKGDESRVPLKKDQQFTQYQMMQMLMIPSGNNVARQLARWDAGSEAAFVKKMNAAAKKLGMTKTTYTDPSGLEKSTVSTAVDQLKLAEQVVKNDVFREVVRTENAQIDGLPDRIYNNNRLLTTMPGKVSGIKTGSSTPAGGTFMWSGYRTVGGKDQLLLGVTMDQHTNSPDPNAQLAVVLNNTEKVITAARDALVSDTVVKKGQVVGYVDDGLGGETPVVATKDMSAVGWSGMKATFSMSDGGKGIPHTAKAGTKVGVLTVGNGESTQKVPVALQKDLVEPTFGAKLIRIT, encoded by the coding sequence ATGAAGGAGACATCGGTGGCGGGCGAGTCCCCCGACAAGTCGGACAAGAAGCAGTCGTCGGGGGAGACGGCGCGGAGCAAACGCGATCCGCGCCTGTCCGCCTTCCGCGGGGAGCCGGCCGAGCCGGCGAAGGAATCGGGGGCCGGAACGTCCTCGAAACCTGAGGAGAAGCCGAAGCCCGGGGAGAAGTCGGAGGCTGCGGCGACGCCGAAGTCCGCGGCGAAGTCGAAGTCCGCGGCGAAGTCGAAGTCCGGGGCGAAGTCGAAGTCCGGGGCGAAGTCGGGGGCTGGAGTGAAGTCGGGGTCTGCGGCCGAGACGGAGTCCGTGGCCGAGTCGGAGTCTGTGGGCTCCTCCGAGGCGACCGCGGGGTCCGAGGGGGCCGATGCGTCTGAGGCGTCGGAGGCGCCTCAGGAGGCCGCTGAGGGCGCCGGTGGCGGTGAGGGGGGCGACGCCCGCCTGCGTGCCGCTGTGGCCGCCTGGGTCGCGGGGAGCGAGGACGAGGGCGTCGAGGGTGCTGAGGGCGCCGAGAACGCCGAAGCTGCCGGCGGTGGCGACGGTGAGGCCTCCGCGGCTTCCGGCGATCTTGATGAGGACGCGGACGGGGGCGCGGGCGCTGACGGTGCCGTCGCAAAGCCGGAGGCGAAGGGGGCGGCGCGCTCCGACGCGAAGGCGTCGGGTGCCGAGGGCTCGGATGTCGAGTCCGGTGCGAAGCCCGATGCAGAGTCTGGCGAGAAGGCCGCGGCGAAGGGTGACGAGGGCGGGGCCGGGTCCGCGCCCAAGGCCGAGGCCGGCGCCGATGACCGGGACGAGGCGGCCAAGACTGCGCCCGAGGTCGTCGATCAGCCGACCGCCGTCTTCAAGACCGTCGGGCCGCAGAAGGGCAGGTCCGACGAGAAGGCCGGCGCTGCGGTCGGCGGCAAGGGTGTGGGCGAGAGCGACGCCAAGGGCGACGGCAAGAGCGACGACGAGGGTGACGTCGACGTCGATGAGTCGGCGGTGGATGACGCGACCCGTGTATTTGCTGTCGCGAAGCTGAAGGGGAAGGGTGCGGCGGCCGGTGCCGTCGACCAGGCGACCACCGCGTTCAAGATCAACGCGCCCGCCAAGAGCAAGGACTCGGCCCAGAGCAAGGACTCGGCCCCCAGCAAGGACTCGGCCAAGGACGAGGCCGCGAGCGGGAGTAAGACGGAGAGCAAGCCCGCAAGCGAGTCCGCGGGTAAGGGCAAGGCCGACGCCAAGGACGCAGCCGACCCCAAGGCCGACCCCAAGGCCGACGCCAAGACGGGGTCCAAGGCTGACGCCAAGACCGACGCCAAGGCCGATGCCAAGCCCGAGCCCAAGAAGACGGGTCCTTCCGAGCGGGACTCCGAGCGGACCAGTCAGTTCGTGGCGCTGAAGTCGTCGGACGACGGCACGGCGGGCAAGTCGCTGGGCAAGACGGCGCCCAGGACGCCCGCCCGGACGTCCGACAAGGCCGCGGAGCCCGCGGAGAAGTCCGAGAAGCCCACGGAGAAGCCCGCGGGCCGGCCGGCGGGCAAGACGGCCGACAAGGCCGTGGACAAGCCGGAAGCGAAGCCGGAGGGGAAGCCGGACGGCAAGACGTCCGGCGCGCTGCCCGCGGCCGAGTCCGCCAAGCCCGCCGGAACGACCGCGGCGCCCAAGCCCGCGGGCCGGCCGGGTGCCATGCCGCCCGCCACCACGGGAGCCACGGCCGCCGCGGCGCCCGGCGCGCTGCCCGAGTCGGAGCGGACCAAGCAGGAGCCCCTGCCGCCGCTCGACCTCCTGGCGCAGCTCACCAACACCCCGCCGCCGCCCGAGACTCCGCTGCGCACGGTCGTCCGCCGGTTCAAGATCTGGACCCCGCTGGTGGCGCTGCTGGCGGTCGTCTTCGTGGTCGCCCAGGCGGTGCGCCCGCTGCCCGCCCCCAAGCTCGCGGTCGGCGGGTCGGCCGCGTTCACGTTCAAGGGCGGCAAGCTCGCGATGCCCTGGCCCGAGCAGGGACAGGCAGCGGCCATGGTCGTCGGGGTCGGCAGCCTGGGTACGTCCGGCCAGGAGAAGCCCGTACCGACCGCGAGTGTCGCCAAGGTGATGACGGCGTACGTGCTGTTGCGCGACCACCCGCTGAAGAAGGGCCAGAAGGGCGAGACGATCAAGGTCGACGCCCAGGGCGAGGCGGACTCGAACAAGGGGGACGAGTCGCGCGTTCCGCTCAAGAAGGATCAGCAGTTCACGCAGTACCAGATGATGCAGATGCTGATGATCCCGTCGGGCAACAACGTCGCACGCCAGCTCGCCCGTTGGGACGCCGGTTCCGAGGCGGCGTTCGTGAAGAAGATGAACGCGGCCGCCAAGAAGCTCGGCATGACGAAGACGACGTACACGGACCCCAGTGGCCTGGAGAAGTCGACCGTCAGCACCGCTGTCGACCAGCTGAAGCTCGCCGAACAGGTCGTCAAGAACGATGTGTTCCGTGAGGTCGTGCGCACCGAGAACGCCCAGATCGACGGTCTTCCGGACCGGATCTACAACAACAACCGCCTGCTCACGACGATGCCGGGCAAGGTCAGCGGCATCAAGACGGGGTCGAGCACCCCGGCCGGCGGCACGTTCATGTGGTCCGGCTACCGCACCGTCGGCGGCAAGGACCAACTGCTGCTCGGTGTGACCATGGACCAGCACACCAACAGCCCGGACCCCAACGCGCAGCTCGCCGTGGTCCTGAACAACACCGAGAAGGTGATCACGGCGGCCCGCGATGCGCTGGTCTCCGACACCGTGGTGAAGAAGGGCCAGGTCGTCGGTTATGTCGACGACGGCCTCGGTGGCGAGACGCCGGTCGTGGCGACCAAGGACATGTCGGCGGTCGGCTGGTCCGGGATGAAGGCGACGTTCTCCATGAGCGACGGCGGCAAGGGCATCCCGCACACCGCCAAGGCCGGTACCAAGGTCGGCGTGCTGACGGTCGGCAACGGCGAGAGCACGCAGAAGGTGCCGGTGGCGCTGCAGAAGGACCTCGTCGAGCCGACCTTCGGCGCGAAGCTGATCCGCATCACCTGA
- a CDS encoding GOLPH3/VPS74 family protein: MGRSRRTIPEELLLLALDPTTGTTAQPQSLDLGLAGAQLVELALAGRIAPDGDRIAVVMARPTGDPTLDSALELLRRRGSPVRAVHWIGGPRLGLRQTYLTHLERCGMVHAVAGQMCGVLPTTRYQATETAISREIRARLDNAIRTGVPPDPRTAALAALAHAVGLGKHLYPGNEGRSSRSRLRDLIRHDPMGGLVAHAVMDVQNGAAAQPRRPQPAGAAAVRQPAARATAEPAGAPGQSRHGHGRMARVGAR; this comes from the coding sequence ATGGGCAGGAGCCGCAGAACAATTCCGGAGGAGCTTCTGCTGCTCGCTTTGGACCCGACGACGGGTACCACAGCGCAGCCGCAGTCGCTCGACCTCGGCCTGGCCGGGGCCCAGCTAGTAGAGCTGGCTCTGGCAGGACGGATAGCCCCAGACGGGGATCGTATCGCCGTGGTGATGGCACGGCCGACAGGAGATCCAACTCTGGACTCCGCGCTCGAACTGCTGCGCCGACGCGGCAGTCCGGTGCGCGCGGTCCACTGGATCGGCGGGCCCCGGCTGGGGCTGCGCCAGACCTACCTCACGCACCTGGAACGGTGCGGCATGGTGCATGCCGTGGCGGGACAGATGTGCGGGGTGCTGCCGACGACGCGCTACCAGGCGACGGAGACGGCCATCAGCCGGGAAATCAGGGCCCGGCTGGACAACGCGATCCGCACCGGCGTACCCCCGGACCCGCGGACCGCGGCGCTCGCCGCGCTGGCCCATGCGGTCGGTCTCGGCAAGCACCTGTATCCAGGGAACGAAGGGCGTTCATCGCGCTCCCGTCTCCGGGATCTGATCCGGCACGACCCGATGGGCGGGCTGGTCGCACACGCCGTCATGGATGTGCAGAACGGCGCCGCGGCGCAGCCACGGCGGCCGCAGCCGGCCGGCGCGGCAGCCGTACGGCAACCGGCGGCCCGGGCCACGGCGGAACCGGCCGGCGCGCCGGGTCAGTCGCGGCACGGCCATGGCCGGATGGCCCGGGTAGGAGCCCGCTGA
- a CDS encoding helix-turn-helix domain-containing protein, translated as MASNVNPTVRRRRLGQELRRLREAKGMTAEEVADRLLVSQSKISSLENGRRSISQRDVRDLCGVYEVADQHMVESLMQMAKESRQQGWWHAFGSLSPSYSVYIGLEADALSVRNYESLLVPGLLQTPEYAEAVIRGMWPEATPEDVESRVGVRLKRQQRLRASESPLRFWAVIDESATRRIVGNRQTMREQLEHLVELSQLPHVTLQVVPYAVGSHPGMTGTFSILEFDDPSDSTTVYLEGVTSDLYLEKHGDVHKYGIMYEHLRAQALNADETRKFISDVAKEYAT; from the coding sequence GTGGCGTCCAACGTCAACCCCACCGTCAGGCGACGCCGATTGGGCCAGGAGCTGCGCAGGCTTCGAGAGGCCAAGGGCATGACGGCAGAAGAGGTGGCGGACCGGCTGCTCGTCTCGCAGTCGAAGATCAGCAGCCTCGAGAACGGCCGTCGCAGCATCAGCCAGCGCGATGTCCGCGATCTGTGCGGGGTCTACGAGGTTGCCGATCAGCACATGGTCGAATCCCTCATGCAAATGGCCAAGGAGTCCCGTCAGCAGGGCTGGTGGCACGCATTCGGGAGCCTTTCGCCGAGCTACAGCGTCTACATCGGGCTGGAAGCCGATGCGCTCTCCGTGCGGAATTACGAGTCGCTTCTGGTGCCGGGCCTCCTGCAGACGCCCGAGTACGCGGAGGCCGTGATCCGCGGGATGTGGCCCGAGGCCACTCCGGAGGACGTCGAGAGCCGGGTCGGCGTGCGCCTCAAGCGGCAGCAGCGACTGCGCGCGTCCGAGTCCCCGCTCCGCTTCTGGGCCGTGATCGACGAGTCGGCTACCCGCCGGATCGTCGGGAACCGGCAGACGATGCGCGAACAGCTCGAGCACCTCGTCGAGTTGAGCCAGCTCCCCCACGTCACCCTCCAGGTGGTCCCGTACGCGGTGGGATCGCACCCCGGAATGACCGGGACGTTCTCCATCCTGGAGTTCGACGACCCCTCGGACTCGACCACGGTCTATTTGGAAGGCGTCACCAGCGACCTCTACTTGGAGAAACACGGAGACGTCCACAAGTACGGGATCATGTACGAGCACCTGCGAGCCCAGGCGCTGAATGCGGACGAGACCAGAAAATTCATCTCGGATGTGGCCAAAGAGTACGCCACCTGA
- a CDS encoding DUF397 domain-containing protein, translated as MTRNLNTALTWRKSTYSGKDGNCVEVAPLEHSAVAVRDSKAPRGPVLAFSQQAWTALLSDIDRGHLDSA; from the coding sequence ATGACGAGGAACCTCAACACTGCTCTGACGTGGCGGAAGTCGACTTACTCGGGCAAGGACGGAAACTGCGTCGAGGTGGCCCCTCTGGAACATTCGGCGGTGGCCGTCCGCGACAGCAAGGCGCCTCGTGGGCCGGTTCTCGCCTTTTCGCAGCAGGCCTGGACGGCTTTGCTTTCGGATATCGATCGCGGCCACCTGGACAGCGCCTGA
- a CDS encoding tetratricopeptide repeat protein: MAAPKPVVVRNRDEAKAKLLSAVTTLGGARIHVLHGLGGCGKTTLARFVFDETVDGHAVEGFWVNTASRSALRAGMLSVAAERGATVAELEAVHRGHRPAADLVWGYLDRPGTPWVLVMDNADDPGVLDGGWIRPSRYGTVLVTTRQGQSPVWSDAELHHIGLLPPQDAALVLSDLAPSTGSDEEALELAQAVGRLPLALMLVGSQLSDQLLEAVTMADFRRRLAHEPSVQIDNGSVPWDSDLRRTLGSTWQLSLDALAERGLPEAGTLMRLFSCFAPDPLPISLIRPGGLEAAGLGRLETPLSSSRVEACLRGLVGQALVLVEDFPGRGGERPTRIVQLHALVLDTVFGGIPARLRAPLLAAACALFLRALPEEVPTPAGDRMRNMMVPHAVQLLRNAEAEGGEDVVATALTSARRLRNDLMERGEELTVHPLAQLVVDVARRNVPADDPVFLEDQHQLARTLFWADDHDAAISLHREVLTRRERILGADSPDTLRSAHELFFGLYLLGDWPAAERTIRRAAEGRERVLGEGHPDTLHSRGLLAEVLCRIGDQEENVRISEEICEVSERVLGAEHPITISSTLTRAFVLDEVGRPADAEGPARRALEGCRRVHGEQHWLAMASANRLAMVLRGLGQWEEAQQLAEEVLGVRQSMLGDEHHLTLLIRIELVRIAFVAGRMEEAVQKGRETLAACRRVYGEDHQETIDCLTALRAAEAAAQ; encoded by the coding sequence TTGGCGGCGCCGAAGCCGGTCGTCGTACGTAACCGGGACGAGGCGAAGGCGAAACTTCTCTCCGCCGTCACGACTCTGGGCGGCGCGCGGATCCATGTGCTGCACGGTCTGGGTGGATGCGGCAAAACCACCCTGGCGCGATTCGTCTTCGACGAGACGGTCGACGGCCATGCCGTTGAGGGCTTCTGGGTGAACACCGCCAGCCGTTCCGCGCTGCGTGCGGGCATGTTGTCGGTTGCCGCCGAGCGGGGTGCCACCGTCGCGGAACTCGAAGCGGTCCATCGAGGGCACCGGCCTGCCGCGGACCTGGTCTGGGGCTATCTGGACCGGCCGGGCACGCCATGGGTACTCGTGATGGACAACGCTGATGACCCCGGTGTCCTCGACGGCGGCTGGATCAGGCCCAGCCGGTACGGGACCGTCCTGGTGACCACGCGGCAGGGGCAATCGCCGGTCTGGTCGGACGCCGAGCTCCACCACATCGGCCTTCTGCCGCCGCAGGACGCGGCCCTGGTGCTGAGTGATCTTGCGCCCTCCACCGGCAGCGACGAGGAAGCACTGGAGCTGGCGCAAGCGGTGGGGCGTCTTCCGCTGGCGCTCATGCTCGTCGGCTCGCAGCTCTCCGATCAGCTGCTGGAGGCGGTGACCATGGCCGACTTCCGCCGTCGGCTGGCCCATGAACCGAGCGTGCAGATCGACAACGGGAGCGTCCCCTGGGACTCCGATCTGCGGCGCACTCTCGGCAGCACCTGGCAGCTCTCCCTTGACGCGCTGGCCGAGCGAGGGCTGCCCGAGGCAGGCACGCTGATGCGGTTGTTCAGCTGCTTCGCCCCCGATCCGCTGCCCATCAGCCTCATCCGTCCCGGAGGCCTGGAAGCCGCCGGACTGGGAAGGCTCGAAACGCCGCTTTCCAGCAGCCGGGTCGAGGCATGTCTGCGAGGGCTCGTCGGCCAGGCCTTGGTCCTGGTCGAGGACTTCCCCGGCCGGGGTGGTGAACGACCCACTCGCATCGTGCAGCTCCACGCGCTGGTGCTCGACACGGTCTTCGGGGGCATCCCCGCACGCTTGCGGGCACCCCTGCTGGCGGCGGCTTGCGCTCTCTTTCTCCGGGCTCTTCCGGAGGAAGTCCCCACACCTGCTGGAGATCGCATGCGAAACATGATGGTCCCGCACGCTGTCCAACTACTCCGGAACGCGGAAGCAGAAGGCGGCGAAGACGTCGTTGCCACCGCCTTGACGTCGGCCCGCCGGCTCCGCAACGACCTGATGGAGCGAGGTGAGGAACTCACCGTACATCCGCTGGCGCAACTCGTGGTCGACGTGGCCCGGCGGAATGTTCCGGCGGACGACCCGGTCTTCCTCGAGGATCAGCATCAGCTCGCCAGGACCCTTTTCTGGGCCGACGACCACGATGCTGCGATTTCCTTGCACCGCGAGGTGCTGACCCGACGCGAGCGCATTTTGGGTGCCGATTCCCCGGACACGCTGCGCAGCGCTCATGAGCTGTTCTTCGGCCTCTATTTGCTGGGGGACTGGCCCGCTGCCGAGCGCACGATCCGCCGGGCCGCGGAAGGGCGCGAGCGGGTCCTGGGCGAGGGGCACCCTGACACGTTGCACAGCCGGGGCCTTCTGGCGGAGGTGCTGTGTCGCATAGGGGACCAGGAGGAGAACGTCCGGATCTCCGAAGAGATTTGTGAGGTCAGCGAAAGGGTGCTGGGAGCCGAGCACCCCATCACCATCAGCAGCACCCTCACCAGGGCATTTGTGCTCGACGAGGTGGGCAGGCCGGCGGATGCCGAGGGCCCGGCCCGCCGTGCCCTGGAGGGCTGCAGAAGGGTGCACGGTGAGCAGCACTGGCTCGCGATGGCCAGTGCGAATCGGCTCGCCATGGTCCTGCGGGGCCTTGGCCAGTGGGAGGAAGCCCAGCAGCTGGCGGAGGAGGTCCTCGGCGTTCGACAGTCGATGCTCGGGGACGAGCATCACCTCACGCTGCTCATCCGCATCGAGCTCGTTCGTATCGCGTTTGTTGCCGGGCGCATGGAAGAGGCGGTCCAAAAGGGGAGGGAGACGCTCGCGGCCTGCCGACGCGTGTACGGAGAAGATCACCAAGAGACGATTGACTGCCTCACCGCGCTGCGGGCGGCGGAGGCCGCCGCGCAGTAG
- a CDS encoding aminotransferase-like domain-containing protein: MSDAILARAATAVPGLAARVARTGSSPVRDILALTARPEVISFAGGLPAPELFDAAGIAAAFQHVLAEEPMRALQYSTSEGDPALRAAVAARTTARGLPTDADDLLVTTGSQQGLTLLATALLEPGDVVLVEDPCYLAALQTFSFTGARVVPVPTDDEGLDPAALDEITARERPKLLYLVPTFQNPTGRTLSAERRAAVAEVAARRGLWIAEDDPYGELRFEGEPVPWVASFPGAEDRTVLLGSFSKVMAPGLRLGWLRAPAALRRACVIAKQAADLHTSTIDQAAAARYLAVADLDAHLRRVRDAYRARRDALVDGLPTALPEGSRWNRPAGGMFVWATLPEGYDATALLPEVVRHDVAYVPGAPFFAGPPDATAVRLSFVTHAPEEIREGLGRLRKALEGALQEG, translated from the coding sequence ATGTCGGACGCGATCCTTGCCCGCGCAGCCACTGCCGTTCCGGGGCTTGCCGCGCGTGTGGCGCGGACCGGCAGTTCGCCCGTGCGCGACATCCTGGCGCTGACCGCGCGCCCCGAGGTCATCTCGTTCGCCGGCGGACTGCCGGCGCCCGAGCTGTTCGACGCTGCGGGGATAGCGGCCGCGTTCCAGCATGTGCTGGCAGAGGAGCCGATGCGCGCCCTGCAGTACTCCACCAGCGAGGGCGATCCGGCGCTGCGTGCGGCCGTCGCGGCGCGCACCACCGCGCGCGGGCTGCCCACCGACGCCGATGACCTGCTGGTGACCACCGGTTCGCAGCAGGGTCTGACGCTGCTGGCCACGGCCCTGCTGGAGCCGGGTGATGTGGTGCTGGTCGAGGACCCCTGTTACCTCGCGGCGCTGCAGACCTTCTCCTTCACCGGCGCCCGGGTGGTGCCGGTGCCGACCGACGACGAGGGTCTGGATCCGGCGGCGCTCGACGAGATCACCGCGCGCGAGCGGCCCAAGCTGCTCTATCTCGTGCCGACGTTCCAGAATCCGACCGGCCGCACCCTGTCCGCGGAGCGCCGGGCCGCGGTCGCCGAGGTCGCCGCGCGGCGCGGGCTGTGGATCGCCGAGGACGACCCGTACGGGGAGCTGCGGTTCGAGGGCGAGCCGGTGCCGTGGGTGGCCTCCTTCCCCGGGGCCGAGGACCGTACGGTGCTGCTCGGTTCGTTCTCCAAGGTGATGGCGCCCGGCCTGCGGCTGGGTTGGTTGCGGGCGCCTGCCGCACTGCGGCGCGCCTGTGTGATCGCCAAGCAGGCCGCCGATCTGCACACCTCGACCATCGATCAGGCCGCCGCGGCACGGTACTTGGCGGTCGCCGACCTGGACGCGCATCTGCGGCGGGTGCGCGACGCCTACCGTGCGCGGCGGGACGCCCTGGTCGACGGGCTCCCCACGGCGCTGCCCGAGGGCTCGCGCTGGAACCGGCCGGCCGGCGGCATGTTCGTGTGGGCGACGCTGCCCGAGGGGTACGACGCGACGGCACTGCTGCCCGAGGTCGTGCGGCATGACGTCGCCTACGTCCCCGGGGCTCCGTTCTTCGCGGGGCCGCCGGACGCGACGGCCGTCCGCCTGTCGTTCGTGACGCACGCGCCGGAGGAGATCCGGGAGGGGCTGGGGCGACTGCGGAAGGCCCTGGAGGGGGCGCTGCAGGAGGGGTGA
- a CDS encoding SDR family oxidoreductase, which yields MLLRNKTVIVSGVGAGLGHQVAAACVRDGASVVLGARTEANLAKSAAQIDPSGGRTAWRATDIRDEGQCEALATLAVERFGGIDAVIHVAALDSLFGGLRDADFDSWRDVVDVNLFGTLRMTRACLPSLMARGGGSVVMIGTQSSVAAPSQVQQAAYAASKGGLVSAMYSLARELGPDRIRVNTVQPGWMWGPPVEAYVRFQAQSEGVPESEVLGRLTERMALPELATDAEVAEAAVFLASDRARAITGQSLLVNAGELMR from the coding sequence ATGCTGCTGCGGAACAAGACCGTCATCGTCTCGGGCGTGGGGGCCGGGCTCGGCCATCAGGTCGCGGCGGCCTGTGTACGGGACGGCGCCTCGGTGGTACTGGGCGCCCGTACGGAGGCGAATCTCGCCAAGTCCGCGGCACAGATCGACCCTTCGGGCGGACGGACGGCCTGGCGGGCAACCGATATCCGCGACGAGGGCCAGTGCGAGGCGCTGGCCACACTGGCCGTGGAGCGGTTCGGGGGCATCGATGCGGTGATCCATGTCGCCGCGCTGGACTCGCTCTTCGGGGGGCTGCGCGACGCCGACTTCGACTCCTGGCGCGACGTCGTGGACGTCAACCTCTTCGGCACGCTGCGGATGACCCGCGCCTGCCTGCCGTCCCTGATGGCGCGCGGCGGCGGCTCGGTGGTGATGATCGGCACCCAGTCGTCGGTCGCCGCCCCCTCACAGGTGCAGCAGGCGGCGTACGCGGCTTCCAAGGGTGGGCTGGTCTCGGCGATGTACTCGCTGGCGCGTGAGCTGGGGCCGGACCGGATACGGGTCAACACCGTGCAGCCCGGGTGGATGTGGGGCCCGCCGGTGGAGGCGTACGTACGGTTCCAGGCGCAGAGCGAAGGCGTGCCGGAATCCGAGGTGCTGGGCCGGCTGACGGAGCGGATGGCACTGCCCGAGCTGGCGACGGATGCGGAGGTGGCCGAGGCCGCGGTCTTCCTGGCCTCCGACCGGGCGCGCGCCATCACCGGCCAGTCGCTGCTGGTCAACGCGGGGGAGCTGATGCGGTAG
- a CDS encoding ADP-ribosylglycohydrolase family protein has translation MSAAGVGAIWGRAEQQDFRSRVRGCLLGGAIGDALGAGIEFDSLDAIRTAHGQEGVADFVPAFGRRGAVTDDTQMTLFTVDGLIRAQVRRDTGAWHPPTDVHRAYLRWAATQRDWGPDERRKDDGWLAREEWLYSRRAPGRACLSGLGDEVMGTLESPKNPDSKGCGAVMRSAPFGLLVGWEPQLVFQLAAECAAQTHGHPTGYLAAGAFAVISHSLARGEDLDGAVQKALAHLATRPGHEETTDALKRALGAVRQGMPTPARVESLGEGWTAEEALAIGVYCALVAEDIRHGLLLAVNHGGDSDSTGAICGNLLGTLHGETALPPVWLVELEGRETILQLADDFSMEMTQGPALHGPAGSSPGWLARYPRA, from the coding sequence GTGAGCGCAGCGGGAGTCGGCGCCATCTGGGGCCGCGCTGAACAGCAGGACTTCCGTAGTCGGGTACGCGGCTGTCTGCTCGGCGGCGCCATCGGCGATGCGCTGGGCGCCGGTATCGAATTCGACTCGCTCGACGCGATCCGCACGGCGCACGGCCAGGAGGGCGTGGCTGATTTCGTCCCCGCCTTCGGGCGGCGCGGCGCGGTCACCGACGACACCCAGATGACCCTGTTCACCGTGGACGGCCTGATCCGGGCCCAGGTACGCCGCGACACCGGCGCCTGGCATCCGCCCACCGACGTCCACCGCGCCTACCTGCGCTGGGCCGCCACCCAGCGCGACTGGGGCCCGGACGAGCGCAGGAAGGACGACGGCTGGCTCGCCCGCGAGGAGTGGCTGTACTCCCGCCGGGCGCCCGGCCGGGCCTGCCTGAGCGGCCTCGGCGACGAGGTGATGGGCACGCTCGAGTCGCCCAAGAACCCGGATTCGAAGGGGTGCGGCGCGGTGATGCGCTCCGCGCCGTTCGGACTGCTGGTCGGCTGGGAGCCGCAGCTGGTCTTCCAGCTCGCCGCCGAGTGCGCGGCGCAGACCCACGGCCACCCCACCGGCTATCTGGCGGCCGGCGCGTTCGCGGTCATCAGCCACTCGCTGGCCCGCGGCGAGGACCTCGACGGCGCCGTACAGAAGGCGCTGGCGCACCTGGCCACCCGCCCCGGCCACGAGGAGACCACCGACGCCCTCAAGCGTGCGCTCGGAGCGGTGCGGCAGGGCATGCCGACGCCCGCCCGGGTGGAGTCGCTGGGCGAGGGCTGGACGGCCGAGGAGGCGCTGGCGATCGGCGTGTACTGCGCACTGGTCGCCGAGGACATCCGCCATGGCCTGCTGCTCGCCGTCAACCACGGCGGTGACAGCGATTCCACCGGCGCCATCTGCGGCAACCTGCTGGGAACCCTGCACGGCGAGACGGCACTGCCGCCGGTGTGGCTGGTCGAGCTGGAGGGCCGGGAGACGATCCTGCAGCTCGCCGACGACTTCTCGATGGAGATGACGCAGGGCCCCGCGCTGCACGGCCCGGCCGGTTCGTCCCCGGGGTGGCTCGCCCGGTACCCGCGGGCCTGA